One genomic region from uncultured Subdoligranulum sp. encodes:
- a CDS encoding GDP-L-fucose synthase, producing MMEKNAKIYVAGHRGMVGSAIVRELQRQGYNNIITRTHKELDLCRQEAVEKFFAEEKPEYVFLAAAKVGGIVANEEALADFMYDNMTLEMNVIHSAWKNGCKKLEFLGSSCIYPRMAPQPMKEDCLLTSALEKTNEAYALAKISGLKYCEYLNRQYGTDYISVMPTNLYGPNDNYHPTHSHVVPALIRRFHEAKEQNLPSVTCWGDGSPLREFLYVDDLANLCVFLMNNYSGNETVNAGTGKELTIKELTELVAKVVGYTGKIEWDPTKPNGTPRKLLDVSKATKLGWTYKTELEDGLRLAYEDFLHNPMRAER from the coding sequence ATGATGGAAAAGAATGCGAAAATTTATGTGGCCGGCCATCGCGGCATGGTGGGCAGTGCCATTGTGCGGGAACTTCAGCGGCAGGGCTACAACAATATCATCACCCGCACCCACAAGGAACTGGACCTCTGCCGCCAGGAGGCCGTGGAGAAGTTCTTTGCCGAAGAAAAACCGGAGTATGTTTTTCTTGCGGCGGCCAAGGTAGGCGGTATTGTGGCAAATGAAGAAGCGCTGGCCGATTTCATGTACGACAACATGACCCTGGAAATGAACGTCATCCATTCCGCCTGGAAGAATGGATGCAAGAAGCTGGAGTTTCTCGGCTCCAGCTGCATTTACCCGCGTATGGCGCCGCAGCCCATGAAGGAAGACTGCCTGCTGACAAGCGCCCTGGAAAAGACTAACGAAGCGTATGCCCTGGCGAAGATCAGCGGCCTGAAGTATTGCGAATACCTGAACCGGCAGTACGGTACCGACTATATCAGCGTGATGCCCACCAACCTGTACGGTCCCAACGATAACTACCATCCCACCCACAGCCATGTGGTTCCGGCGCTGATTCGCCGGTTCCACGAGGCCAAGGAGCAGAATCTTCCCAGCGTGACCTGCTGGGGCGATGGCAGTCCGCTGCGTGAGTTCCTGTATGTGGATGACCTTGCCAATCTCTGCGTCTTCCTGATGAACAACTATTCCGGCAATGAAACCGTCAACGCCGGCACCGGCAAGGAACTGACCATCAAGGAATTGACGGAACTGGTGGCCAAAGTGGTTGGATATACGGGAAAGATCGAGTGGGATCCCACCAAACCCAACGGTACCCCGCGGAAGCTGCTGGATGTGAGCAAGGCGACCAAGCTTGGCTGGACCTACAAGACCGAGCTGGAAGACGGCCTGCGCCTGGCATACGAAGATTTCCTCCACAATCCCATGCGGGCTGAACGCTGA
- a CDS encoding MATE family efflux transporter: MNATFMKEKPVFPLLTSMALPMVFSMLVNALYNIVDSLFVARISEDAMTALSLVFPMQNLINAIAIGFGVGISAQIALHLGAGSQQRADTAATHGMLYSLLHGILITVISLAITRDFLAAFTQNETVIQLGTTYASIAFSFSTIVMGALSFEKMYQAVGRMKITMCALVVGTICNILLDPLLIFGIGPFPAMGIAGAALATGIGQTLTLCIYILYYRTQDLPVHLHRSCMHPSRKMDLQLYAIGIPAILNLALPSVLISFLNAVLSVFSQSYVVVLGIYYKLQTFLYLPGSGIVQGMRPLIAYNYGAGESTRVRKIYRLTLGLCAAIMALGTLLCLILSERLISLFTSNPETIQIGQQALRIISCGFIISAVSVASSGALEGLGRGFASLIISLFRYSIAIMPLAWILCRCLGPAGVWHAFWITEVISAVISVVVYRRSVKLP, encoded by the coding sequence ATGAATGCCACCTTCATGAAAGAAAAGCCTGTTTTTCCGCTGTTGACTTCCATGGCCCTGCCAATGGTATTTTCCATGCTGGTCAATGCCTTGTACAATATCGTGGACAGTCTTTTTGTGGCGCGTATCAGCGAAGACGCCATGACGGCTCTTTCGCTGGTATTCCCGATGCAGAATCTTATTAATGCCATTGCTATCGGTTTTGGGGTAGGTATCAGTGCTCAGATTGCCCTGCATCTCGGTGCCGGTTCCCAGCAACGCGCGGATACCGCCGCCACTCATGGCATGCTGTATTCCCTGCTTCATGGAATCCTCATCACTGTGATCAGCCTTGCCATCACCCGGGACTTTCTGGCGGCGTTCACCCAAAACGAGACCGTCATCCAGCTGGGCACCACCTACGCCAGCATTGCCTTTTCCTTCTCCACCATCGTCATGGGAGCCCTCTCGTTCGAAAAGATGTACCAGGCCGTCGGACGTATGAAGATCACCATGTGCGCTTTGGTAGTCGGGACCATCTGCAACATTCTGCTGGATCCCCTGTTGATTTTTGGAATCGGTCCCTTCCCTGCCATGGGGATTGCCGGCGCTGCACTGGCCACCGGCATCGGACAGACACTGACACTGTGCATCTATATTCTGTACTATCGCACGCAGGATCTGCCGGTGCATCTGCACCGCAGCTGTATGCATCCCAGCCGCAAGATGGACTTGCAGCTGTATGCCATCGGAATTCCCGCCATCCTGAACCTTGCGCTGCCCTCGGTTCTGATCTCCTTCCTGAATGCCGTTTTGTCCGTATTCTCCCAAAGTTATGTGGTGGTGCTGGGAATCTACTACAAACTCCAGACCTTTTTATATCTGCCCGGCAGCGGCATTGTCCAGGGGATGCGTCCCCTGATTGCCTATAATTATGGAGCCGGAGAATCCACTCGTGTGCGCAAGATCTACCGCCTTACGCTTGGGCTTTGTGCCGCCATTATGGCACTGGGAACGCTTCTGTGTCTGATCCTTTCCGAGCGGCTGATTTCCCTGTTCACCTCCAATCCGGAGACCATCCAGATCGGCCAGCAGGCGCTGCGCATTATCAGCTGTGGTTTTATCATTTCCGCCGTGTCCGTAGCCTCCTCCGGGGCACTGGAAGGCCTTGGCAGGGGCTTTGCATCTCTTATCATCTCTCTGTTCCGATACAGCATTGCCATCATGCCTTTGGCCTGGATACTCTGCCGCTGTTTGGGCCCCGCCGGTGTCTGGCACGCGTTCTGGATCACCGAGGTGATTTCCGCGGTCATTTCCGTAGTGGTATACCGCAGAAGTGTAAAACTTCCGTAA
- a CDS encoding sugar phosphate nucleotidyltransferase, with amino-acid sequence MHIILLSGGSGKRLWPLSNDIRSKQFIKIFKTADGYESMVQRVYRQITEVDRDATVTIATSKAQVSSIHNQLGDAVGVCVEPCRRDTFPAIALATAYLHDVKGVGLEEPVVVCPVDPYVNNDYFEALKKLSDLAAQGNANLSLMGIEPTYPSEKYGYIIPETADSVSKVKTFKEKPDAQTAAAYIAQGALWNGGVFAYKLQYVWDRAHELLDFTDYQDLFAKYETLQKISFDYAVVEKEPNIQVMRFAGQWKDMGTWNTLTEAMEDASIGKAILNDSCQNVHVLNELDVPVLCMGLKDVVVSASPEGILVSDKEQSSYIKPYVDAINQQVMFAEKSWGSFRVLDVEDESMTIKVTLNPGHQMNYHSHSRRDEVWTVIAGKGRTIVDGMEQPVQAGDVVTMQAGCRHTIIADTELKLIEVQLGKEISVHDKQKFPLEK; translated from the coding sequence ATGCATATCATTTTGCTCTCCGGCGGTTCCGGCAAGCGCCTGTGGCCGCTGTCCAACGATATTCGTTCAAAACAGTTCATCAAGATTTTCAAGACGGCAGACGGATATGAATCCATGGTACAGCGTGTCTACCGCCAGATCACCGAGGTGGACCGCGATGCAACCGTTACCATCGCCACCAGCAAGGCGCAGGTCAGCTCCATCCATAACCAACTGGGGGATGCGGTGGGCGTCTGTGTGGAACCCTGCCGCCGCGATACCTTCCCGGCCATTGCCCTGGCCACGGCGTATCTGCATGATGTAAAGGGTGTGGGGCTGGAGGAGCCCGTCGTGGTTTGCCCGGTGGATCCCTATGTCAACAACGATTACTTTGAGGCACTGAAAAAGCTTTCGGATCTGGCTGCGCAGGGAAACGCCAATCTTTCCCTTATGGGAATCGAGCCCACCTATCCCAGCGAAAAGTATGGCTATATCATCCCGGAAACGGCCGACTCCGTCAGCAAGGTAAAAACTTTTAAGGAAAAACCTGACGCCCAGACTGCTGCTGCCTATATTGCCCAAGGGGCCCTCTGGAACGGAGGCGTCTTTGCCTATAAGCTGCAGTATGTATGGGACCGTGCTCACGAACTGCTGGACTTCACGGACTATCAGGATCTTTTTGCCAAGTATGAAACGCTGCAGAAGATCAGCTTTGACTATGCAGTGGTGGAGAAGGAACCCAACATTCAGGTGATGCGCTTTGCCGGGCAATGGAAAGACATGGGCACCTGGAACACCCTGACCGAAGCGATGGAGGACGCCAGCATTGGCAAGGCCATCCTGAATGACAGCTGCCAGAATGTGCATGTGCTCAATGAGTTGGATGTGCCGGTTCTCTGCATGGGCCTGAAAGACGTGGTGGTTTCGGCCAGCCCGGAAGGAATTCTGGTTTCCGATAAGGAACAGTCCAGCTATATCAAGCCCTATGTGGATGCCATCAATCAGCAGGTCATGTTTGCCGAGAAGTCCTGGGGCAGTTTCCGCGTGCTGGATGTGGAAGACGAGAGCATGACCATCAAAGTGACGCTCAATCCTGGTCATCAGATGAATTACCACAGCCACAGCCGCCGCGACGAAGTGTGGACGGTGATTGCCGGTAAGGGCCGGACTATTGTGGACGGTATGGAGCAGCCTGTGCAGGCTGGTGATGTGGTTACCATGCAAGCCGGGTGCCGTCATACCATCATTGCCGATACCGAACTCAAGTTGATTGAGGTGCAGTTGGGCAAGGAGATCAGTGTGCATGACAAACAAAAATTCCCTCTCGAAAAATAA
- a CDS encoding co-chaperone GroES, which translates to MKIKPLADRVVIKLVEEEETTKGGLILSGSAKEKPQVAEVLAVGPGGMVDGKEVQMIVKVGDKVLTSKYSGTEVKVDGEECTIVRQSDILAVVE; encoded by the coding sequence ATGAAAATCAAACCTCTTGCAGACCGCGTTGTCATCAAGCTGGTCGAGGAAGAAGAAACCACCAAGGGTGGTTTGATCCTGTCCGGCTCCGCCAAGGAAAAGCCGCAGGTTGCCGAAGTTCTGGCTGTCGGCCCCGGTGGCATGGTGGATGGCAAGGAAGTTCAGATGATTGTCAAGGTTGGCGATAAAGTGCTGACCAGCAAGTATTCCGGCACCGAAGTCAAGGTTGACGGTGAGGAATGCACCATCGTCCGTCAGAGCGATATTCTCGCCGTGGTGGAATGA
- the gmd gene encoding GDP-mannose 4,6-dehydratase, with protein sequence MKKALITGVTGQDGSYLAEFLLEKGYDVHGIIRRSSVDYRERIAHLEGHPHFHLHYGDLGDSMSLMAVIGSVRPDEIYNLAAQSHVQVSFDVPEYTADVVATGVLRVLEAVRLCGLTQTCRIYQASTSELYGKVEEVPQNEKTPFHPYSPYAVAKQYGFWIVKEYREAYNMFCCSGILFNHESERRGETFVTRKITLAAARIAQGKQDKLYLGNLSSLRDWGYAKDYVECMWLILQHDKPEDYVIATGVQHSVREFCQLAFHDAGIELDFVGDGMEEKGIDRATGKVLVEVSPDFYRPTDVVNLWGDPTKAKTELGWNPTKTSFEELVRIMVDHDMKKVAVERAEEHIQTNLAEYLEKGVVK encoded by the coding sequence ATGAAAAAGGCATTGATCACCGGCGTGACCGGGCAAGACGGCAGCTATCTGGCCGAATTTTTGCTGGAAAAAGGGTACGACGTGCACGGCATCATCCGCCGTTCTTCGGTGGACTACCGGGAGCGCATCGCCCATCTGGAAGGGCATCCCCATTTCCATCTGCATTACGGCGATCTGGGAGATTCCATGAGCCTCATGGCCGTGATTGGCAGCGTGCGTCCCGACGAAATCTATAATCTGGCCGCACAGAGCCACGTGCAGGTCAGCTTTGATGTGCCGGAATATACGGCTGACGTGGTGGCCACCGGTGTGCTGCGCGTGCTGGAGGCTGTGCGCCTCTGCGGTCTGACCCAGACCTGCCGCATCTACCAGGCATCCACCAGTGAGCTGTATGGCAAGGTGGAGGAAGTCCCCCAGAACGAGAAAACCCCTTTCCACCCTTACAGCCCTTATGCTGTTGCCAAGCAGTACGGCTTCTGGATCGTCAAGGAATACCGGGAAGCCTACAACATGTTCTGCTGCTCCGGAATCCTCTTCAACCATGAATCCGAACGCCGCGGCGAGACGTTTGTCACCCGGAAAATCACCCTGGCTGCCGCGCGGATTGCCCAGGGCAAGCAGGACAAGCTGTATCTGGGCAACCTGTCCAGCTTGCGGGACTGGGGATATGCCAAAGACTATGTGGAGTGCATGTGGCTGATTTTGCAGCACGATAAACCCGAGGATTACGTCATTGCCACCGGCGTTCAGCACTCGGTGCGGGAGTTCTGCCAGCTTGCTTTCCACGATGCCGGCATTGAACTGGATTTTGTGGGCGATGGCATGGAGGAAAAGGGCATTGACCGCGCCACCGGCAAGGTGCTGGTGGAGGTCAGTCCCGATTTCTACCGTCCTACCGATGTGGTCAACCTATGGGGTGACCCCACCAAGGCCAAGACGGAACTGGGATGGAATCCCACCAAAACCAGCTTCGAGGAGCTGGTTCGGATTATGGTGGACCACGATATGAAGAAGGTTGCGGTGGAACGTGCCGAAGAGCATATCCAGACCAATCTTGCGGAATACCTGGAAAAGGGCGTCGTCAAATAA
- the groL gene encoding chaperonin GroEL (60 kDa chaperone family; promotes refolding of misfolded polypeptides especially under stressful conditions; forms two stacked rings of heptamers to form a barrel-shaped 14mer; ends can be capped by GroES; misfolded proteins enter the barrel where they are refolded when GroES binds), translating to MAKQIKQGAEARKALCAGIDQLANTVKVTLGPKGRNVVLAKKFGSPLITNDGVTIAKEIELKDPFENMGAQLVREVATKTNDAAGDGTTTATVLAQALVNEGMKNVTAGANPMDIKRGMQKAVAAAVEAVKTNSQKVNGSKDIARVGTVSAGDAEIGQLIADAMEKVTADGVITIEENKTTAETYTEVVEGMQFDRGYVTPYMVTDTEKMETVYEDCSVLITDKKISVFQDIVPLLEQVIQSGRKLLIIAEDVEGDALSNLIINRLRGGLNVVAVKAPGFGDRRKEMLQDIAILTGGTVISSDLGYELKDATMQQLGTARQVKVTKENTTIVGGNGDKNAIADRVAQIRSQISTATSDFDREKLQERLAKMAGGVAVIKVGAATEVEMKDKKLRIEDALNATKAAVEEGIVAGGGTATINAIPAVDKIVDTLEGDERTGAKIVRKALEAPLRQIAANAGLEGSVIIDNILKANKANYGFDAQKEEYVEDMIEAGIVDPTKVTRSALENASSVAAMVLTTESLVADLPEPPAPAAPAGGDMGGMY from the coding sequence ATGGCTAAACAGATTAAACAGGGCGCCGAAGCCCGCAAGGCGCTGTGCGCAGGCATCGATCAGCTGGCAAATACCGTGAAGGTTACCCTGGGCCCCAAGGGCCGCAACGTGGTGCTGGCCAAGAAATTCGGCAGTCCGCTCATCACCAACGACGGTGTGACCATCGCCAAGGAGATCGAACTGAAGGATCCGTTTGAGAACATGGGTGCCCAGCTCGTCCGCGAAGTGGCGACCAAGACCAACGATGCTGCCGGTGACGGCACCACCACTGCGACCGTTCTGGCGCAGGCTCTGGTCAACGAGGGCATGAAGAACGTGACCGCCGGTGCCAACCCCATGGACATCAAGCGCGGCATGCAGAAGGCTGTCGCCGCTGCTGTGGAGGCTGTGAAGACCAACAGCCAGAAGGTGAACGGCAGCAAGGATATCGCCCGTGTCGGTACCGTTTCTGCCGGCGACGCTGAGATTGGTCAGCTGATCGCCGACGCCATGGAGAAGGTCACTGCCGATGGCGTCATCACCATCGAAGAGAACAAGACCACTGCCGAGACCTATACCGAGGTCGTGGAAGGCATGCAGTTTGACCGTGGCTATGTGACTCCTTATATGGTCACGGATACCGAGAAGATGGAGACTGTCTACGAGGATTGCTCCGTCCTGATCACCGACAAGAAGATCAGCGTCTTCCAGGATATCGTGCCTCTGCTGGAGCAGGTGATCCAGTCCGGCCGCAAGCTGCTGATCATCGCGGAGGATGTGGAAGGCGACGCTCTGTCCAACCTGATCATCAACCGTCTGCGCGGCGGCCTGAATGTGGTTGCCGTCAAGGCGCCCGGTTTCGGCGATCGCCGCAAGGAAATGCTCCAGGATATCGCTATCCTGACCGGTGGTACCGTGATCAGCAGCGACTTGGGCTACGAGCTGAAGGATGCCACCATGCAGCAGCTGGGCACTGCCCGCCAGGTCAAGGTGACCAAGGAGAACACCACCATCGTGGGCGGCAACGGCGATAAGAACGCGATTGCTGATCGCGTTGCGCAGATCCGCAGCCAGATTTCTACCGCCACTTCCGACTTCGACCGTGAGAAGCTGCAGGAGCGCCTGGCCAAGATGGCCGGTGGCGTTGCCGTCATCAAAGTCGGTGCTGCTACCGAAGTGGAGATGAAGGATAAGAAGCTCCGCATCGAAGATGCCCTGAACGCCACCAAGGCCGCTGTGGAAGAAGGCATTGTGGCTGGCGGCGGTACCGCTACCATCAACGCGATTCCCGCTGTCGACAAGATCGTCGATACCCTGGAAGGCGACGAGCGCACGGGTGCCAAGATCGTCCGCAAGGCTCTGGAGGCTCCGCTGCGTCAGATTGCTGCCAACGCTGGCCTGGAAGGCAGCGTGATCATCGACAACATCCTGAAGGCCAACAAGGCCAACTATGGCTTTGATGCCCAGAAGGAAGAGTACGTCGAGGATATGATCGAGGCCGGCATCGTCGACCCGACCAAGGTCACCCGTTCTGCTCTGGAGAATGCTTCCAGTGTTGCAGCCATGGTGCTGACCACCGAGAGCCTGGTTGCCGATTTGCCGGAACCGCCGGCTCCGGCAGCCCCCGCCGGCGGTGACATGGGCGGCATGTACTAA
- a CDS encoding carbamoylphosphate synthase large subunit: MNFILVSPNFPETFRWFAIRLKENGVTVLGLGDASYEELHPDLKNALTEYYRVADLGDYDDMVRAVGYFTFRYGKIDWIESNNEYWLEMDAALRTAFNITTGPKSDAIGGWKSKLAMKETYQQAGIPCARCIPVTTQKAALDFIKKVGYPVVVKPDNGVGANDTYRLENPADVEDFFATPPHVPYVMEEYVPGVVTTYDGICDSKGQVLFAVSHITPNSIMDMVNKGVPTYYYINDHVPADVERIGRKTLQAFSVTRRFFHLEFFRLTQDKPGLGPKGTLLGLEVNMRPAGGFTTEMIDYSQSVDVYQIYADMVAYDACRHTYIGPKRFCVYVGRRAYIQYAYSLDQLCRSCGSHLCRVGEMPPALAGAMGDELMICRYDSKAEMEQFVRKAFTLPSSDH, translated from the coding sequence ATGAATTTTATTCTTGTATCACCGAATTTTCCGGAAACGTTCCGATGGTTCGCCATCCGTCTGAAGGAAAATGGTGTCACAGTATTAGGTCTTGGTGATGCCTCCTATGAGGAACTCCATCCGGATCTGAAGAATGCCCTGACGGAATATTACAGGGTTGCGGATCTGGGCGACTATGATGACATGGTACGTGCGGTGGGGTATTTCACCTTCCGCTACGGAAAAATTGACTGGATTGAATCCAACAACGAATATTGGCTGGAGATGGACGCCGCACTGCGTACCGCCTTCAATATCACGACCGGTCCCAAATCCGATGCTATTGGGGGCTGGAAAAGCAAGCTGGCCATGAAGGAGACCTATCAGCAGGCAGGAATTCCCTGTGCCCGGTGTATTCCCGTCACCACACAAAAGGCCGCCCTTGATTTTATCAAGAAAGTCGGATATCCGGTGGTGGTTAAGCCGGATAACGGCGTGGGGGCCAACGACACCTATCGATTGGAAAACCCGGCCGATGTGGAGGACTTTTTTGCGACGCCCCCGCATGTGCCATATGTAATGGAAGAATATGTTCCGGGTGTGGTCACAACCTACGACGGAATCTGTGATTCCAAGGGTCAAGTGCTCTTTGCCGTCAGTCATATCACTCCCAACTCGATCATGGATATGGTCAACAAAGGGGTGCCCACATACTATTACATAAATGATCACGTTCCGGCAGATGTGGAGCGGATCGGACGCAAAACGTTGCAGGCCTTTAGCGTGACACGCCGATTTTTCCATCTGGAATTTTTCCGGCTGACGCAGGATAAGCCGGGACTCGGTCCCAAGGGAACGCTGCTTGGCCTGGAAGTGAATATGCGGCCGGCCGGCGGCTTTACCACCGAGATGATCGATTACAGCCAGAGCGTGGATGTCTACCAGATATACGCAGATATGGTGGCTTATGACGCATGCCGGCATACCTATATTGGCCCCAAGCGTTTTTGCGTTTATGTGGGACGCCGTGCGTATATACAGTATGCGTATTCGCTGGATCAACTGTGCCGTTCCTGCGGGTCCCACCTGTGCCGCGTAGGTGAGATGCCCCCTGCCCTGGCCGGCGCCATGGGGGATGAACTCATGATCTGCCGCTATGACAGCAAAGCGGAAATGGAACAATTCGTCCGCAAGGCGTTCACACTGCCCTCCTCCGACCATTAA
- a CDS encoding type I phosphomannose isomerase catalytic subunit has product MTNKNSLSKNNPFLLRPVGKDYLWGGNRLNDDFSKGIDLQPLAETWECSTHPDGLSTVASGPFAGQTLRDVLRSHPEYLGTHPQSADGELPVLIKFIDAKRDLSVQVHPSDEYAMQNEDGQSGKNEMWYVLDASENAELIYGFNRPIDRETLRKSLADGTVEHYLRRVQIHKDDVFYIQAGTVHAIGAGALIAEIQESSNLTYRMYDYGRVDKYGKPRTLHIDRALDVARLDGGENPRQPMRVLRYTPGCASELLCRCKYFVVERMLINTKRIRRMACVSTGTNSFQVLLCVDGCGVAFPEGGDALPFFRGDCLFLPADSVPVRLHGYAQLIKVSC; this is encoded by the coding sequence ATGACAAACAAAAATTCCCTCTCGAAAAATAATCCGTTTCTGCTTCGCCCTGTGGGCAAAGATTATCTGTGGGGCGGCAATCGCCTGAACGATGATTTCTCCAAGGGTATAGATCTTCAGCCTCTGGCGGAGACCTGGGAGTGCTCCACCCATCCGGACGGCCTGAGTACCGTGGCCAGCGGTCCTTTTGCCGGGCAGACGCTGCGGGACGTGCTGCGCAGCCATCCTGAGTATCTGGGGACGCATCCGCAGTCGGCTGACGGAGAACTGCCGGTTCTCATCAAGTTCATTGACGCCAAGAGAGATTTATCGGTACAGGTACATCCCAGCGATGAATACGCCATGCAGAACGAAGATGGTCAGTCCGGCAAAAATGAGATGTGGTATGTGCTGGATGCGTCGGAAAACGCGGAACTGATCTATGGCTTCAATCGGCCCATTGACCGGGAAACCCTGCGCAAAAGCCTTGCGGACGGCACGGTGGAGCACTACCTCCGGCGCGTACAGATCCACAAAGACGATGTGTTTTACATCCAGGCCGGAACCGTACATGCCATCGGCGCAGGCGCGTTGATTGCAGAAATCCAGGAAAGTTCCAATTTAACCTATCGCATGTATGATTACGGCAGGGTAGATAAATACGGAAAGCCCCGTACACTTCATATTGATCGCGCTTTGGATGTGGCCCGGCTGGATGGCGGCGAGAACCCGCGGCAGCCGATGCGGGTTTTACGGTACACACCCGGCTGTGCCAGTGAGCTTTTGTGCCGGTGCAAGTATTTCGTGGTGGAGCGGATGCTCATCAACACCAAACGCATCCGCCGGATGGCATGTGTCTCCACCGGTACCAACTCCTTCCAGGTTTTACTGTGTGTAGATGGCTGCGGTGTGGCCTTCCCTGAAGGTGGCGACGCGCTGCCGTTTTTCCGCGGAGACTGCCTGTTCCTGCCGGCAGACTCTGTCCCTGTACGCCTGCATGGCTATGCACAGCTGATCAAAGTGAGCTGCTGA
- a CDS encoding YabP/YqfC family sporulation protein, translated as MKSQKIRRKRFRKTQAGRPRMHDLLAQPSAAFYRLPEFSLRGGYLTADGCRKVLDFQPDKISLDMGNFLVTFYGAELRIESFSGKRLILAGRIQDISFRSKWGEPGNEA; from the coding sequence ATGAAGAGCCAGAAGATCCGCAGAAAGCGATTCCGCAAGACACAGGCAGGCAGACCAAGAATGCATGATTTGCTGGCACAGCCCTCCGCGGCGTTCTATCGTTTGCCGGAATTTTCTCTACGGGGTGGGTATTTGACCGCGGATGGGTGCCGAAAGGTATTGGATTTTCAGCCGGATAAGATCAGTCTGGATATGGGAAACTTTCTGGTAACATTTTATGGGGCAGAACTTCGGATAGAATCCTTCAGCGGAAAAAGGCTGATTCTGGCGGGGAGGATACAAGATATCTCATTCCGCAGCAAGTGGGGGGAGCCTGGCAATGAAGCGTAA
- a CDS encoding AraC family transcriptional regulator, with protein MDTPLFDGKLVHSSRIIYTPSPFARASLLHLQEVGSLQARQPHDSARKDLSSYLFFLVEHGSGLLEYEGISHTLNAGDCVFLDCRKPYLHRTGKDLWTLRWAHFFGPNMGAIYKKYQERGGQPVFRPRSPEHFAQLLQELYRLASSDDYVRDMQIYGKLVELLTLLMEESWHPGTARVTHGKKQNLQEIKEYLDTHFTEKITLDHLSEKFYINKFYLTRVFKEQFGQSVTAYLVQLRITQAKRMLRFTDHNMEAIAQDCGLSDANYFARLFKKVEGISPGEYRRQW; from the coding sequence ATGGATACCCCACTGTTTGACGGCAAGCTGGTGCATTCCAGCCGTATCATTTATACGCCCTCCCCCTTTGCCAGAGCAAGCCTTTTGCATCTGCAGGAAGTGGGCAGTCTGCAGGCCCGTCAGCCCCATGACAGCGCCCGCAAAGATCTGTCTTCGTATCTGTTTTTCCTGGTGGAGCATGGCTCCGGACTGCTGGAATACGAGGGTATATCCCATACGCTGAACGCCGGAGATTGCGTTTTTCTGGATTGTCGAAAGCCGTATCTCCACCGTACCGGCAAAGATCTCTGGACTTTGCGGTGGGCGCATTTTTTCGGCCCCAATATGGGGGCCATCTACAAAAAATACCAGGAACGGGGCGGCCAGCCAGTGTTTCGCCCCCGGAGCCCGGAACACTTTGCGCAATTGCTGCAGGAGTTGTATCGGCTGGCATCTTCTGATGATTATGTGCGGGATATGCAGATTTATGGCAAACTGGTGGAGCTGCTGACCCTGCTGATGGAAGAGAGCTGGCACCCCGGAACGGCCCGTGTCACCCATGGCAAGAAGCAGAATCTGCAGGAAATCAAAGAATATCTTGACACACATTTCACGGAAAAAATCACATTGGATCATCTTTCCGAAAAATTTTATATCAACAAATTCTATCTGACCCGCGTTTTCAAGGAGCAGTTCGGGCAGTCAGTCACAGCCTATCTGGTTCAGCTGCGCATCACCCAGGCAAAACGGATGCTGCGTTTCACGGATCATAATATGGAGGCCATCGCGCAGGACTGCGGGCTGAGCGATGCCAATTACTTTGCGCGCCTTTTCAAAAAAGTAGAAGGGATTTCGCCCGGCGAATACCGTCGCCAGTGGTAA